A portion of the Pangasianodon hypophthalmus isolate fPanHyp1 chromosome 20, fPanHyp1.pri, whole genome shotgun sequence genome contains these proteins:
- the LOC113525772 gene encoding synaptonemal complex protein 3 isoform X1, translated as MSLKDCTSSRDTSSTGATVKRQKRRTSTDRSLTVSPGGEVKTMLDCFRVDINKSFMAKRKCLESFTSSSLKTSQQTIEALWRSHQRERAQVCEDYSAEFSSVFQQWQSDMQRSKDQDRKLTSLFQRQQMMFQQMRASQTERLKMLKETVDLYIKSTQDLQDAHEEQTIVAMSELRQEMALLQKKLLINTQQEEMASVRNALQSMLM; from the exons ATGTCTCTTAAAGACTGCACTTCATCCAGAGACACCAGTAGCACAG GTGCGACAGTAAAGAGACAGAAGCGCCGCACGTCCACAGACAGGAGTCTCACTGTCTCACCTGG CGGTGAGGTGAAGACCATGCTGGACTGTTTCAGAG TGGACATAAACAAGTCGTTTATGGCTAAGAGGAAGTGTTTGGAGTCGTTCACCAGCTCGTCTCTGAAAACCAGCCAGCAGACGATCGAGGCCCTGTGGAGGTCTCATCAGAGAGAGCG AGCTCAGGTGTGTGAGGATTACAGTGCTGAGTTCTCGTCCGTGTTCCAGCAGTGGCAGAGCGACATGCAGAGGAGCAAAGACCAGGACAGGAAACTCACG TCTCTGTTCCAGCGTCAGCAGATGATGTTTCAGCAGATGAGAGCTTCACAAACTGAGAGACTGAAGATGCTCAAGGAGACTGTAGATCTCTACATcaag AGCACACAGGATCTTCAGGATGCTCACGAGGAGCAGACCATTGTGGCCATGAGTGAATTACGTCAGGAGATGGCGCTGCTGCAGAAGAAACTCCtgataaacaca cagcaggaggagatGGCGTCGGTCAGGAACGCTCTGCAGTCCATGCTCATGTAG
- the LOC113525772 gene encoding synaptonemal complex protein 3 isoform X2, with the protein MSLKDCTSSRDTSSTGATVKRQKRRTSTDRSLTVSPGGEVKTMLDCFRVDINKSFMAKRKCLESFTSSSLKTSQQTIEALWRSHQRERAQVCEDYSAEFSSVFQQWQSDMQRSKDQDRKLTSLFQRQQMMFQQMRASQTERLKMLKETVDLYIKSTQDLQDAHEEQTIVAMSELRQEMALLQKKLLINTQEEMASVRNALQSMLM; encoded by the exons ATGTCTCTTAAAGACTGCACTTCATCCAGAGACACCAGTAGCACAG GTGCGACAGTAAAGAGACAGAAGCGCCGCACGTCCACAGACAGGAGTCTCACTGTCTCACCTGG CGGTGAGGTGAAGACCATGCTGGACTGTTTCAGAG TGGACATAAACAAGTCGTTTATGGCTAAGAGGAAGTGTTTGGAGTCGTTCACCAGCTCGTCTCTGAAAACCAGCCAGCAGACGATCGAGGCCCTGTGGAGGTCTCATCAGAGAGAGCG AGCTCAGGTGTGTGAGGATTACAGTGCTGAGTTCTCGTCCGTGTTCCAGCAGTGGCAGAGCGACATGCAGAGGAGCAAAGACCAGGACAGGAAACTCACG TCTCTGTTCCAGCGTCAGCAGATGATGTTTCAGCAGATGAGAGCTTCACAAACTGAGAGACTGAAGATGCTCAAGGAGACTGTAGATCTCTACATcaag AGCACACAGGATCTTCAGGATGCTCACGAGGAGCAGACCATTGTGGCCATGAGTGAATTACGTCAGGAGATGGCGCTGCTGCAGAAGAAACTCCtgataaacaca caggaggagatGGCGTCGGTCAGGAACGCTCTGCAGTCCATGCTCATGTAG